The Vairimorpha necatrix chromosome 1, complete sequence genome contains a region encoding:
- a CDS encoding ribosomal protein uS17 has product MIDTTLKYKIFPEQKGVSLDPYATAEELKASRRINEMREGFTVPKTAIDATYIDKKCPFTGDVKVTGKIFEGVVYKMKADKTIVVRINRLVYNKKYRRYGRRHTNVSTHMSPCFEGLIHVGDTVICGETRRLSKTKSSVVLDFRKKSTEGNFKRLEDF; this is encoded by the coding sequence ATGATCGACACTACGTtgaaatacaaaatatttccAGAACAAAAAGGCGTCTCTCTTGATCCTTACGCCACTGCTGAAGAATTAAAAGCCAGTAGAAGGATAAATGAAATGAGAGAAGGCTTTACAGTCCCCAAGACTGCTATAGACGCCACTTATATTGACAAGAAATGCCCTTTTACAGGGGATGTCAAAGTGACTGGTAAGATCTTTGAAGGGGTAGTTTACAAAATGAAAGCTGATAAAACTATAGTAGTAAGAATCAATAGACTTGTctataataagaaatacaGGAGATATGGGAGAAGACACACTAATGTGAGTACTCATATGTCACCATGTTTTGAAGGGCTTATTCATGTTGGAGACACAGTCATCTGTGGAGAGACAAGAAGACTTAGTAAAACTAAGAGTAGCGTAGTACTagattttagaaaaaagaGTACTGAAGGAAACTTCAAGAGATTAGAagatttctaa
- a CDS encoding homeobox domain-containing protein 8 produces MTCVLKNKLTHENKEYLEKYFEINPNPSEQQKAKLALTFDVSICKIKNWFQNKRAKSRHNLPYDECVYEEKVYPTCNSLYMRYYF; encoded by the coding sequence ATGACTTGCgtgttaaaaaacaaattaacACACGAAAACAAAGAATATTTAGAGAAATATTTCGAAATAAATCCCAATCCATCAGAACAACAAAAAGCGAAACTCGCTCTAACTTTTGATGTCTcaatatgtaaaataaaaaactggtttcaaaataaaagagcCAAATCGCGTCATAATTTGCCTTATGACGAATGTGTTTACGAAGAGAAAGTGTACCCTACATGTAATTCCTTATATATgagatattatttttaa
- a CDS encoding DNA replication complex GINS protein (SLD5) produces MKVKRLIECYMNEKNTNAFLKYNQEVVAYFYTKIIDQKNIIKKNPQKSNILKSIYELEIERLEYLIKSYLTIRINKMKRNLFIDENCLSEDEKKFYKILKDQINYKNECNESVDVVGFICKKDIGNVLLDGESVEMNKGDFYIGPLCDVMDLLNQDEIYLV; encoded by the coding sequence ATGAAAGTTAAAAGACTAATAGAATGCTACATGAATGAGAAAAATACAAACGcatttctaaaatacaACCAAGAAGTCGTCGCCTATTTCTATACCAAAATAATAgaccaaaaaaatattataaaaaaaaatccacaaaaatcaaatatacTAAAAAGCATCTACGAACTGGAAATAGAAAGACTAgaatatttgataaaatcatatctaacaataagaataaacaaaatgaaaagaaatttatttatagatGAAAATTGTTTATCGGAAGatgagaaaaaattttacaaaatattgaaagaccaaataaattataaaaatgaatgtAATGAGTCTGTAGATGTAGTGggatttatttgtaaaaaagatataggGAATGTTTTGCTAGACGGGGAGAGTGTAGAAATGAATAAAGgggatttttatattgggCCTTTGTGTGATGTAATGGATTTATTGAATCAAgatgaaatatatttagtgtaa
- a CDS encoding CCA-adding protein: MNFDISKEEQEVFDMILSCRPSNVIPRVAGGWVRDKLMGITSYDLDIALQNISGYNFALILESSFKSSVSKVNLIKSNPEKSKHLETSVCSVNGLLIDFVNLRSETYSISRIPSIKEGSPEEDAFRRDLTINSLFYNLISKEIEDFTGRGLKDIRNRLLDTPLDPYKTFEDDPLRILRLFRFHSKLDFSISPRVIDSLNYAELKNHLRNKVSKERVNIEIFKILDSKYAYKGIYDMVRYQYTEAVFNIKIIEEEYFIHLMRGNWLYNLYIIFLKTSCQLILNDDHNKSYYNEDDKSVKQSDGNKSQSGLFLNFEFLNVIISKFNLCCSSKILKIIRQIEEGLFLCKYLDFNNFSDFNIHFICLILGEYHKDILYFEYLKNKEEKVNKFLINLINKTSVIFEKPKIEIKDLDLRLQIEKKFIKYFVKEIKIYQIVYPEEDVMEYLKKNKEEIIKKYLRLEIPYKMNT, encoded by the coding sequence atgaattttgatatttctAAAGAAGAACAAGAAGTCTTTGACATGATCCTCTCTTGTAGACCTTCCAATGTTATCCCAAGAGTAGCAGGCGGGTGGGTAAGGGACAAACTCATGGGCATAACTTCTTATGATCTAGACATAGCTCTCCAAAATATTTCAGGCTACAACTTCGCCCTCATTTTAGAATCTTCTTTCAAATCTTCTGTCTCAAAAGTCaatcttataaaatcaaatccCGAAAAATCCAAGCATTTAGAAACTTCTGTCTGTAGTGTCAATGGTCTCCTCAttgattttgtaaatcTAAGATCTGAAACATATTCCATTTCAAGAATCCCTTCTATAAAAGAAGGCTCTCCTGAAGAAGATGCTTTCAGGCGGGATCTGActataaattctttattttacaatttgaTAAGTAAAGAAATAGAAGATTTTACTGGTAGAGGTTTAAAAGACATAAGAAATAGATTGTTAGATACACCACTTGATccttataaaacatttgaaGATGATCCACTTAGAATTCTACGCCTTTTTAGATTTCATTCAAAATTGgatttttcaatttctcCTCGTGTAATTgattctttaaattatgcagaattaaaaaatcatttgaGAAATAAAGTTTCTAAAGAAAGAGTcaatatagaaatattcaaaatattagatAGTAAATATGCTTATAAAGGAATTTATGATATGGTAAGATATCAGTATACAGAAGCAGTATTCAATATTAAGATTATAGAGgaagaatattttatacatttgATGAGAGGAAATTGGCTTTATAATTTGtacataatatttttaaaaacatctTGTCAATTAATTCTCAATGATGATCATAATAAGAGTTATTATAATGAAGATGATAAGTCTGTAAAACAAAGTGACGGTAACAAATCTCAAAGTGGcctctttttaaattttgaatttttaaatgtaataatttctaaatttaatttatgcTGCTCATCCAAAATTCTCAAAATAATCAGACAAATCGAAGAaggtttatttttatgcaaatatttagattttaataatttctcaGATTTCaatattcattttatcTGTTTAATATTAGGAGAATATCATAAAGATATTCTGTATTTtgaatatctaaaaaataaagaagaaaaagtCAATAAATTCctgataaatttaattaataaaacaagTGTAATATTTGAGAAACCCAAGATTGAGATAAAAGATCTTGATTTGAGACTTCAAATagagaagaaatttataaaatattttgtaaaagaaataaagatttatcAGATTGTGTATCCTGAAGAAGATGTGAtggaatatttaaagaagaataaagaagaaataataaagaaatatctCAGACTTGAGATTCCTTACAAAATGAACAcataa
- a CDS encoding ubiquitin-conjugating enzyme E2 15 (UBC15), translating to MIQNEGNRSKVFILNEYKKIQEKINEHFSVGLIENNIYTWEVLIFGPRDTPYENGIFKAKMIFPVNYPEAPPSFRFISEMWHPNIDSDGNVCISILHKPGEDAYGYEELNERWMPVRHPESVIMSIVCLLNSPNCDSPANLDAATEYRNDINAYTRKVMRLTEKTLEL from the coding sequence atgatACAAAACGAAGGGAACAGAtcaaaagtttttattctcaacgaatacaaaaaaatccaagaaaaaattaatgaacATTTTAGTGTAGGCctaattgaaaataatatttatacttGGGAAGTCTTAATATTTGGTCCAAGAGATACACCATACGAAAATGGCATATTTAAAGCCAAGATGATCTTCCCAGTAAATTATCCTGAAGCTCCACCTTcttttagatttatttctGAAATGTGGCATCCAAATATAGACAGTGACGGGAATGTGTGTATTAGCATTTTACATAAACCGGGAGAAGACGCCTATGGGTACGAAGAACTGAATGAAAGATGGATGCCAGTAAGACATCCAGAGAGTGTTATAATGAGCATAGTGTGTCTATTAAATAGTCCGAATTGTGATAGTCCGGCGAATTTAGATGCTGCTACTGAATATAGAAATGATATAAATGCATATACCAGGAAAGTGATGAGATTAACAGAGAAAACACTGGAATtataa
- a CDS encoding E3 ubiquitin-protein ligase RNF13 — translation MDPFSIQQTNMFITKLINLVQNIFFTTINMCIVAIQIFFGIISLFFYNNSYDSSHIGLFIFVYTIINIITLMTLLTKILYYFNILRSTNTQYITLFLYELVCRLLKFKLVVFSQYFHIYEYNIIRENVIIYYVLILITLVDLISTLCLILSFLAYVMIFNVFMKVEDINQKFVTKEDINKYDACAICLEEYEEDECVYELSCQHRFHDKCISNWFKFNKICPTCKNNLWIQIEIYNEEKMKL, via the coding sequence ATGGACCCCTTTAGTATTCAACAAACCAATATGTTTATTactaaattaataaatttagtcCAGAATATCTTCTTCACTACCATAAATATGTGTATAGTCGCCATTCAAATATTCTTTGGTATAAtatctttgtttttctataataatTCTTATGATTCTAGCCATATTGGGCTATTCATTTTTGTATACACAATTATAAACATCATAACTCTTATGACTTTATTAaccaaaattttgtattatttCAACATACTGAGATCTACAAATACCCAATACATAACATTATTTCTTTACGAACTCGTGTGCcgacttttaaaatttaaattagtCGTGTTTTCccaatattttcatatttatgaATATAACATAATAAGGGAAAatgttataatttattacgTCTTAATATTAATCACACTTGTAGATTTGATTAGTACCTTGTGCCTCATTCTGAGCTTCCTTGCCTATGTcatgatttttaatgtcTTCATGAAAGTAGAAGATATTAATCAGAAATTTGTTACTAAAGAggatattaataaatatgacGCATGCGCCATATGTCTGGAAGAATATGAAGAAGATGAATGTGTGTATGAGTTGTCTTGTCAACATAGATTCCATGATAAATGTATTTCAAATTGgtttaaatttaacaaaATATGTCCGacatgtaaaaataatctcTGGATACAAATAGAAATTTACAACGAGGAGAAGATGAAATTATAA
- a CDS encoding spore wall protein 25-like, translating to MNINYLVLFNILTIVKSSYAEHLNEGADENEVIDVRNETVNDKHVVLNEKPVDKDENEDADIENLVIDEHSVCIKIEYLNVFEFIDLISEVKDVETDYQKEVLIAIYTYFKSQIDQKSLLFTAASLLNTDNFTKMVDPDDNNKYKRRGLLRIKDSCNYKLLTKLSGIEDYYNYPEKLEEINTQTVCDTIKYYGYVMKDNYTVRNYLRVMGEGDYGLIKDMPDVVNLVRLYGDFKRLFVL from the coding sequence atgaatattaattatttagtACTATTCAATATTCTTACAATAGTAAAATCGTCTTATGCAGAACATTTAAATGAGGGCGCGGACGAAAATGAAGTTATAGATGTCAGAAATGAAACTGTCAACGATAAACACGTAGTCTTGAATGAAAAGCCTGTAGACAAAGACGAGAACGAAGATGCAGATATCGAGAATCTAGTAATAGATGAGCATTCTGTTTGCATTAAAATAGAATATCTTAATGTTTTCGAATTCATCGATCTGATTTCTGAAGTAAAGGACGTCGAAACTGATTACCAAAAAGAAGTATTAATAGCCATTTATACATATTTCAAAAGTCAAATCGACCAAAAGTCTCTTTTGTTTACTGCCGCAAGTTTACTCAATACTGATAATTTTACCAAGATGGTCGATCCTGATGATAATAATAAGTATAAAAGAAGAGGCTTATTACGAATCAAAGATAGttgtaattataaattacttACTAAATTATCGGGAATTGAAGATTATTACAATTATCCTGAGAAACtggaagaaataaataccCAAACAGTGTGTGATACAATAAAGTATTATGGGTATGTTATGAAAGACAATTATACTGTAAGAAATTATCTGAGAGTAATGGGGGAAGGTGATTATGGACTGATAAAAGATATGCCTGATGTAGTTAACCTTGTAAGGCTTTATGGAGATTTTAAGAGACTGTTTGTTTTGTAA
- a CDS encoding tRNA (guanine(37)-N1)-methyltransferase (TRMT5) has translation MNLYNLITKVITLKCVQSLPSPKYKLLKLKKIPSVINLSKKYFTFTTVHKFTNLNIPVLLTDTGDTEISLILNYKYFSYSEIINIICSRQMPVSYETVGDVIHFNLNDEFLEYKYFIGKILYDKTGHTVINKIGNINNTFRNYDFEYIGGKVDINELKDKDKIDRDNITYFIAKEESGIVDINKSSSLENITNNSHREDTLNNSYRENNKHNALTKLTCQDFNQKILAEFIKSYKSSNFIIKLDKLRTCLVENGAKFHIDIKNVYWCSKLQEERRNLLSEIKPGEVVCDVFCGVGPMVIPLLQKKCLVYCNDLNKDAIFCLRENIKINKIETGFFIENLDAKIYLEKISDIRIDHFILNLPEYSIDYIKYIRKGKIHCYFFSREEEVEKLVEEKTGLVNGDIRFIRKVSPSKNVYKLTMIK, from the coding sequence ATGAATTTGTATAATCTCATTACCAAAGTCATAACTCTCAAATGTGTCCAATCACTCCCTTCTCCAAAATACAAGTTACtcaaacttaaaaaaattccgtccgttattaatttatcaaaaaaatattttacattcaCTACAGTCCACAAGTTTACTAATCTCAATATTCCTGTTCTACTTACTGATACTGGTGATACtgaaatttctttaatattaaattataaatatttttcgtATAgcgaaataataaatattatttgtagTAGACAGATGCCTGTTTCATATGAGACAGTTGGAGACGTGATACATTTCAATTTGAATGatgaatttttagaatataaatattttataggGAAAATACTTTATGATAAGACAGGGCATACagttattaataaaatagggaatattaataatacatTTAGGAATTATGATTTCGAATATATAGGCGGGAAAGTAGATATTAATGAGTTAAAAGACAAAGACAAGATCGACAGAGACAACATCACGTATTTTATCGCCAAAGAAGAAAGTGGAATTGTCGATATAAACAAATCTAGCAgcttagaaaatataacaaataataGTCATAGAGAAGACACACTAAATAACAGTTAtagagaaaataataaacataatgCCTTGACGAAATTAACTTGTCAAGattttaatcaaaaaatactcGCCGAATTCATAAAATCTTATAAATCATCCAATTTCATCATAAAACTCGACAAATTACGAACTTGTCTCGTTGAAAATGGTGCGAAATTTCATattgatattaaaaatgtctACTGGTGCAGTAAATTACAAGAAGAACGCAGAAATTTACTCTCAGAAATAAAACCAGGTGAAGTTGTCTGTGACGTGTTCTGTGGTGTAGGGCCGATGGTCATACCTTTGTTACAAAAAAAGTGTCTTGTTTATTGCAATGATCTGAACAAAGACGCGATATTTTGCCttagagaaaatattaaaattaataaaatcgaGACaggattttttatagaaaactTAGATgctaaaatatatttagagaAGATAAGTGACATAAGAATTGATcattttattcttaatCTACCAGAGTACAGTAttgattatataaaatatataaggAAAGGGAAGATACACTGCTATTTCTTTAGTAGAGAAGAAGAAGTAGAGAAATTGGTGGAAGAAAAGACGGGTCTTGTAAATGGAGATATAAGGTTTATAAGAAAAGTGTCGCCTAGTAAAAATGTGTATAAGTTGACAATgataaagtaa
- a CDS encoding pelota-like protein yields MKILNESIDKKKSSGNFDLLPECPDDIYELSKIIVQNDKIKSYTHRKLSIDGRNQQKIGLILTIKLESFTADLENGILYAKGKVCAENEHVKLGSYHTLEIELDKKFSLYKDNWSKSDINILKEASKGSQNILLIIIYEKDAVLCLVGKNRIKIINKIDIKNKKFNNLITIISQNIDKVEFIILCSAINLLNDIKKFLLENIEKIKKQIKNPKINVKEKILDIKIPSEMKNFTNKQIVNYIFTDVEISKRFNNLKYITDIKEMSNYFLLFDRGNMDYLVGKKEIRESLDYGALDKIFFTDEFYRPHEIEKRRKIEDFCKILEISRVKIFIIPVNHLLGERLKEIGGVCGILKFLYK; encoded by the coding sequence ATGAAAATTCTCAATGAATCGATagataagaaaaaaagtaGCGGGAATTTCGATCTACTTCCAGAATGTCCTGATGACATCTACGAACTAAGTAAAATAATCGTacaaaatgataaaattaaatcttaCACACATAGAAAACTTTCTATAGATGGTAGAAATCAACAGAAAATCGGTCTAATTTTGACTATAAAACTTGAAAGCTTTACAGCTGACTTGGAAAATGGGATTTTATACGCAAAAGGGAAAGTGTGCGCAGAAAATGAACATGTAAAATTGGGCTCATACCACACATTAGAAATCGAActagataaaaaattcagtCTTTACAAAGATAATTGGTCAAAATcagatataaatattttaaaagaagcTAGTAAAGGATCacaaaacattttattaattattatttatgaaaaagaTGCAGTACTTTGTTTAGTAGGCAAAAAtcgtataaaaattatcaacaaaatcgatataaaaaacaaaaaatttaataatttaataactATTATATCTCAGAATATAGATAAAGttgaatttataattctttGTTCAGctataaatttgttaaatgatataaaaaaatttttattagaaaatattgaaaaaataaaaaaacagatAAAAAAcccaaaaataaatgtaaaagaaaaaattttagatataaaaataccatcagaaatgaaaaattttactaacaaacaaatagtaaattatatttttacagatgtagaaatatcaaaaagatttaataatttaaaatatattacagatataaaagaaatgagtaattattttttattatttgataGAGGAAATATGGATTATTTAGTAggtaaaaaagaaattagaGAAAGTCTTGATTATGGAGCattagataaaattttttttactgaTGAATTTTATAGACCACatgaaattgaaaaaagaagaaaaattgaagatttttgtaaaatattggAAATTAGTAGagtgaaaatttttataataccaGTGAATCATTTGTTAGGAGAGAGATTGAAAGAAATAGGTGGGGTATGTGGAATATTGAAATTTCTCTATAAATAA
- a CDS encoding histone deacetlyase 1: MSKNIVYFYDPEIGTYHYSIGHPMKPLRVRMAHSLIVNYGLYKKMDILKPYMASYKNLTNFHSIDYINFLSSVTTENMQEISNDLNKFNVKDDCPVFSGLYDFCRSTAGGTMYAAQKINTGKYDVAINWSGGLHHAKRSEASGFCYVNDIVLGILELLKYNKRVLYIDIDVHHGDGVEEAFYTTDRVMTVSFHKHGDYFPGTGSIEDIGLGKGKNYSVNVPLNNGIDDETYIRLFKSVINKVMELYRPNAIVLQCGADSLAGDKLGCFNLSHIGHSECVKHVKSFNIPLILLGGGGYTIGNVSRAWAYDTATVLGEEIESDLPFNEFYEYFGPTYKIDVPVSNMINKNTTEYINKLIENITENLRDVSHAPTAEMIVPPKPFVDDDSDYEELFEKIKEENNADSGDYKDFKDDSEEI; encoded by the coding sequence ATGTCTAAAAACattgtttatttctatGATCCAGAAATAGGAACTTATCATTATTCAATAGGTCATCCTATGAAACCACTAAGAGTAAGAATGGCTCATTCTCTTATAGTAAATTACGggttatataaaaaaatggatATTCTGAAGCCTTACATGGcttcttataaaaatctgACAAATTTCCACAGTATCGACTACATAAACTTCCTGTCAAGTGTCACAACAGAAAACATGCAAGAAATCTCAAATGATCTCAACAAATTCAACGTAAAAGACGACTGTCCTGTTTTCTCAGGATTATACGACTTCTGTCGGTCTACCGCAGGCGGGACAATGTACGCAGCCCAGAAAATTAATACAGGAAAATATGACGTGGCAATAAACTGGTCAGGCGGACTACATCACGCGAAAAGGAGTGAAGCTTCAGGATTCTGTTATGTAAATGATATCGTACTGGGAATATTAGAACtactaaaatataataaaagagTCTTATATATTGATATTGATGTTCATCATGGAGATGGAGTAGAAGAAGCTTTTTACACTACTGATCGTGTCATGACTGTGTCTTTTCATAAACACGGCGACTACTTCCCAGGGACTGGCAGTATAGAAGACATAGGCCTGGGGAAAGGGAAGAATTACTCAGTAAATGTACCACTTAATAATGGCATAGATGACGAAACATACATTAGATTATTCAAATCTGTCATAAATAAAGTCATGGAATTATATCGCCCAAATGCGATAGTTTTACAATGCGGAGCGGATTCCTTGGCCGGCGACAAACTCGGCTGCTTCAACTTGTCGCACATCGGCCACTCGGAATGTGTCAAACATGTCAAATCTTTCAATATCCCATTAATTTTACTGGGCGGAGGTGGGTACACAATAGGAAATGTAAGCAGAGCATGGGCTTACGATACAGCCACTGTATTGGGAGAAGAAATCGAATCAGATTTGCCATTTAATGAATTCTATGAATATTTCGGGCctacatataaaattgatgTACCTGTTAGCAACATGATCAATAAAAACACCACtgaatatataaacaaGCTAATAGAAAATATCACGGAAAATCTTAGAGATGTGTCACATGCTCCTACGGCGGAAATGATTGTACCACCTAAACCATTTGTAGATGATGACAGTGACTATGAAGaattatttgaaaaaataaaagaagaaaataacgCGGACTCTGGGGattataaagattttaaagatGATTCTGAagagatataa
- a CDS encoding ATP-dependent (S)-NAD(P)H-hydrate dehydratase (CARKD) encodes MFSHPLYEFKNNIKGYKGSVLIIGGSVLYTGAPYSSAVACFLTGSDLVYIFTSDEAIIPLKGLLPEAIVCNIKYQEWILDRVDICIFGTGLGIIDIETKKEIKKILEYLNKNNKMIIIDGDGIRNIELLGLKKYENVIFTPNINEAKFIGSLNNKQYAIFKGEKDRIISFDDKVMIVDCASCGKRCGGQGDLLCGILASLIIKLKEDTSGIEKISKIEKILNSMSLASKILRLSGYRAYRTKGVSTMQRDIIKEIPEAFKEIIFINKEMN; translated from the coding sequence ATGTTTTCTCATCCACTTTacgaatttaaaaataatattaaaggCTATAAAGGCAGTGTCTTAATAATAGGAGGCAGTGTTTTATACACTGGCGCGCCCTATTCAAGTGCAGTAGCTTGTTTCCTTACTGGCTCCGATCTAGTGTATATTTTCACTAGTGATGAAGCGATAATCCCGCTTAAAGGCTTGTTACCTGAGGCTATCGTGtgtaatatcaaatatcaGGAGTGGATTCTCGACAGAGTTgatatttgtatatttgGCACAGGACTGGGAATTATAGACATAGAAacaaagaaagaaataaaaaagatacttgaatatttaaacaagAACAATAAAATGATAATAATCGACGGAGATGGCATCAGAAATATAGAGCTGTTAGGTCTTAAGAAATATGAGAATGTGATATTTACGCCGAATATCAACGAGGCTAAGTTTATTGGTTCTTTgaataataaacaatacGCCATATTCAAAGGCGAAAAAGATAGAATAATTTCGTTTGATGATAAAGTGATGATTGTGGATTGTGCGTCATGTGGCAAAAGATGCGGCGGGCAAGGAGACCTCTTGTGTGGAATATTGGCCTCGTtgataattaaattaaaagaagacACAAGTGGTATAGAAAAGATAAGCAAGAtagagaaaatattaaattcgATGTCACTGGCcagtaaaatattaagattGTCGGGGTACAGGGCGTATAGAACTAAAGGCGTGTCTACGATGCAAAGAGACataattaaagaaatcCCGGAGGcatttaaagaaattatatttattaataaagaaatgaattaa
- a CDS encoding E3 ubiquitin-protein ligase RNF13 yields the protein MDLLNESPSTLVSSHRNRFTALSCIRLMIITELIIKIIKIVSISTVLFLKRNEPCKQPLKAFLGVFLVITIIRSIIFLSKNRSFFNIQIISDYRDNPDLALFSNFIEALVLFWYLIGFHWLQECTNCSNTNRVLYYMTALFITIGIAMFVLPLMAIIALLLLKECVKPKLKVVKFNDQADLPDESCTCTICFEQYEIGNEVKFLPCSHHFHCTCVDEWLSLKESCPLCKRSTGFFNELLDEQYDDFIN from the coding sequence ATGGATCTACTAAATGAAAGTCCTTCTACCTTAGTCTCATCCCATAGAAATAGATTCACTGCTCTATCTTGCATAAGACTAATGATTATAACCGAActaattatcaaaattataaaaatagtatCAATCTCCACTGTACTATTTCTAAAAAGAAATGAGCCATGTAAACAACCACTTAAAGCTTTTTTGGGTGTATTCCTTGTAATTACAATAATTAGAAGTATCATTTTcttatctaaaaatagatctttttttaatatacaaataatatcaGATTATAGAGATAATCCAGATCTGGCTTTAtttagtaattttatagaagCATTAGTCTTGTTTTGGTATCTTATAGGATTCCACTGGTTACAAGAATGTACTAATTGTTCGAATACTAATCGAGTACTTTATTATATGACTGCTTTGTTTATTACAATAGGTATAGCAATGTTTGTATTACCACTTATGGCGATAATAGCACTACTATTATTGAAAGAATGTGTGAAGCCTAAGCTTAAAGTAGTCAAATTTAATGACCAGGCTGATTTACCAGATGAGTCGTGTACTTGTACCATATGTTTTGAGCAATATGAAATAGGTAATGAGGTCAAATTTTTACCATGTAGTCATCATTTTCATTGTACATGTGTTGACGAGTGGTTATCATTGAAAGAATCGTGTCCTCTTTGTAAAAGAAGTACTGGGTTTTTTAATGAACTTTTAGACGAACAATATGATGatttcataaattaa
- a CDS encoding spore wall protein 25-like — translation MNMNYLVLFNILTIVKSSHAEHVNEGAAENEVIDIGNETVKDKHEELDEKPVDKDENEDADIKNLVIDDHPVGIKKEYLNVIEFVDMISDIMNIETDPQKDVLIGIYTYFDGQIDQKSLLFTAASLLNTDNFTKMVDPDDNNKYKRRGLLRIKDSCNYKLLTKLSGIEDYYNYPEKLEETNTQTVCDTIKYYGYVMKDDYTVRNYLRVMGEGDYGQIKDMPDVVNLVRLYEDFKRLFVL, via the coding sequence ATGAATATGAATTATTTAGTACTATTCAATATTCTTACAATAGTAAAATCGTCTCATGCAGAACATGTAAATGAAGGCGCGGCCGAAAATGAAGTTATAGATATCGGAAATGAAACTGTTAAAGATAAACATGAAGAATTGGATGAAAAGCCTGTAGACAAAGACGAGAACGAAGATGCGGATATCAAGAATCTAGTAATAGACGATCATCCAGTAGGCATTAAGAAAGAATATCTGAATGTTATCGAATTCGTTGATATGATTTCTGATATCATGAATATCGAAACTGATCCCCAAAAAGATGTATTAATAGGCATTTATACATATTTCGATGGCCAAATCGACCAAAAGTCTCTTTTGTTTACTGCCGCAAGTTTACTCAATACTGATAATTTTACCAAGATGGTCGATCCTGATGATAATAATAAGTATAAAAGAAGAGGCTTATTACGAATCAAAGATAGttgtaattataaattacttACTAAATTATCGGGAATTGAAGATTATTACAATTATCCCGAGAAACTGGAAGAAACAAATACCCAAACAGTGTGTGATACAATAAAGTATTATGGGTATGTTATGAAAGACGATTATACTGTAAGAAATTATCTGAGAGTAATGGGGGAAGGCGATTATGGACAGATAAAAGATATGCCTGATGTAGTTAACCTTGTAAGGCTTTATGAAGATTTTAAGAGACTGTTTGTTTTGTAA